A section of the Deltaproteobacteria bacterium genome encodes:
- a CDS encoding class II fumarate hydratase, whose translation MGEYRVERDSMGEVRVPAKAYYGAQSQRAVENFPVSGERMPLPVVYAAVLLKGFAAEVNAGLGLVPPASAEAISRAAREVLEGKFDDQFVVDVFQTGSGTSTNMNVNEVLANRANELLGKPLGGNAPVHPNDHVNRCQSSNDVIPSAIRIAARRELSDRLLPALGELRDALASKAAEFADVLKIGRTHLQDAVPVTLGQEFSGYASQADHGIRRIRATFPDLEELPLGGTAVGTGLNAHPEFASRTIAEAARATGVPFRPAENRFEAMGAQDPLVAAGGAVKGVAASVLKIAHDLRLLSSGPRCGLGEIDLPSLQPGSSIMPGKVNPVILEVAIQASAQAIGNDAVVTLGGALGVLELNVMLPVMARNLLGSVSLMSSVTSMLATKCVAGIVPNRARCAELIEQSLAMVTPLAVRIGYDRAAELAHEAYHSGRTIRRLLSEKGILPADEIDRILDPRNMV comes from the coding sequence ATGGGCGAATACCGGGTCGAGAGGGATTCGATGGGGGAGGTCCGGGTGCCGGCGAAGGCATACTACGGCGCGCAGTCGCAGCGGGCGGTCGAAAACTTCCCGGTGAGCGGAGAGCGGATGCCGCTCCCGGTGGTGTACGCGGCCGTCCTGCTGAAGGGATTCGCGGCGGAGGTCAACGCGGGACTGGGGCTTGTCCCCCCCGCCTCCGCCGAGGCGATCTCCCGCGCCGCCCGGGAGGTGCTCGAAGGGAAGTTCGACGACCAGTTCGTGGTGGACGTCTTCCAGACCGGCTCGGGCACCTCGACGAACATGAACGTGAACGAGGTCCTCGCGAACCGGGCGAACGAACTGCTGGGGAAGCCGCTGGGCGGGAACGCGCCGGTCCACCCGAACGACCACGTGAACCGGTGCCAGTCGAGCAACGACGTGATCCCGTCCGCGATCCGGATCGCCGCGCGGCGGGAGCTGTCGGACCGTCTGCTGCCGGCACTCGGGGAACTGCGGGACGCGCTGGCGTCGAAGGCGGCGGAGTTCGCGGACGTCCTCAAGATCGGCCGGACCCACCTTCAGGACGCGGTCCCGGTCACGCTGGGCCAGGAATTCTCCGGGTACGCCTCCCAGGCGGACCACGGGATCCGGCGGATCCGGGCCACGTTCCCCGACCTGGAGGAGCTGCCGCTGGGGGGAACCGCCGTGGGCACGGGCTTGAACGCCCACCCGGAGTTCGCATCGCGGACGATCGCGGAGGCGGCGCGGGCCACCGGCGTTCCGTTCCGTCCGGCGGAGAACCGGTTCGAGGCGATGGGGGCGCAGGACCCGCTGGTGGCGGCCGGCGGCGCGGTCAAGGGCGTCGCGGCCTCCGTCCTGAAGATCGCCCACGACCTGCGGCTGCTGTCGTCCGGCCCGCGGTGCGGCCTCGGGGAGATCGACCTACCGTCGCTTCAGCCGGGCTCCTCCATCATGCCGGGGAAGGTGAACCCGGTGATCCTCGAGGTGGCGATCCAGGCCTCGGCCCAGGCGATCGGCAACGACGCCGTCGTCACGCTGGGCGGGGCGCTCGGCGTCCTCGAGCTGAACGTGATGCTTCCGGTGATGGCGCGAAACCTGCTCGGGTCGGTGTCCCTGATGTCGTCCGTCACGTCGATGCTGGCCACGAAGTGCGTGGCGGGGATCGTCCCGAACCGGGCGCGGTGCGCGGAACTGATCGAGCAGAGCCTGGCGATGGTCACGCCGCTGGCGGTGCGGATCGGGTACGACCGCGCCGCGGAGCTTGCCCACGAGGCGTACCACTCCGGCAGGACGATCCGGCGGCTGCTTTCGGAGAAGGGGATCCTCCCCGCGGACGAGATCGACCGGATCCTCGACCCGCGGAACATGGTCTGA